From the Coffea eugenioides isolate CCC68of chromosome 1, Ceug_1.0, whole genome shotgun sequence genome, the window gagaaagggaggagttttcaaatttcaatcacTAAGATAGGAAGATCGGGGAAGAAACTCACTCTAAAGAAATGGAATTTAATGGCGGACACCGTCTCCATGTGGTAATGTTCCCATTTTTCGCATTCGGTCACATTAGCCCATTTGTTCAGCTGTCGAAGAAGCTATCCTTGCATGGCGTCAAGATCTCTTTCTTCTCTGCACTCGGCAATGTCAACCGCATCAAATCCATGCTCCACTCAGATTCAGCACCCACAACAACCCAAGTCATCCCTCTCACTCTCCCACCCGTCCAGGGTCTTCCCCCGGGCCTGGAGAGCACCGGCGATCTCTCACGTGCTCAGTCCGAGCTCCTCAACCTAGCACTCGACCTCATGCAGCCTCAGATCAGCTCCCTCTTGTCCCAACTCAAACCCCATATCGTACTCTTCGATTTCGCCCAGGACTGGCTCCCGCCTCTTGCTTCTCAGTTAGGCATCAAAACCGTCTTCTACTCCGTCTTCGCCGCTCTTTCTACCTCTTATCTCACCGTCCCCGCCAGGCTACCTGGTTCTACCTCTTATCTCGCAAGACCTTCTGCGATTGCAGACTTGAAGAAACCGCCACCCGGGTTCCCGGAAACCTCCATCAAGTCGGTGGAAACCTTCGAGGCGCGGGGTTTCCTGTACATGTTCAAGAGCTTCTACAGTGGGGCCAGCGTGTACGACCGGGTTCTCAGAGGCCTCAACGGCTGTGACGTCATCCTCGCCAAAACATGCAGAGAGATGGAGGGCCCCTACGTTGACTACGTGACGCAACAATTCAAGAAGCCCGTGTTACTGGTTGGGCCGGTGGTTCCGGAGCCGAGCTCCGAGCCTCTGGAAGGGAGATGGGCTTCATGGCTGGGTCAATTCGAACCCAAGTCCGTCATATACTGTTCATTCGGGAGCGAAGCATTTCAGAGTGACGAACGGGTCAAAGAGCTACTGCTGGGGTTGGACCTCACGGGACTGCCATTTTTCGTGGTCTTGAATTTCCCTGCGGACGCCGACATCTCTGCGGTCTTAAAGAGGGCCCTACCGGAGGGGTTCTTGGAGAAGGTGAAGCACAAGGCCGTAATTCACGCGGGGTGGGTGCAACAAGAGCAGATCCTGGCCCACCAGAGCGTGGGCTGCTACGT encodes:
- the LOC113775227 gene encoding anthocyanidin 3-O-glucosyltransferase-like, with the protein product MEFNGGHRLHVVMFPFFAFGHISPFVQLSKKLSLHGVKISFFSALGNVNRIKSMLHSDSAPTTTQVIPLTLPPVQGLPPGLESTGDLSRAQSELLNLALDLMQPQISSLLSQLKPHIVLFDFAQDWLPPLASQLGIKTVFYSVFAALSTSYLTVPARLPGSTSYLARPSAIADLKKPPPGFPETSIKSVETFEARGFLYMFKSFYSGASVYDRVLRGLNGCDVILAKTCREMEGPYVDYVTQQFKKPVLLVGPVVPEPSSEPLEGRWASWLGQFEPKSVIYCSFGSEAFQSDERVKELLLGLDLTGLPFFVVLNFPADADISAVLKRALPEGFLEKVKHKAVIHAGWVQQEQILAHQSVGCYVFHAGFSSVVEAIVNDCQLVMLPVRGDQLLNAKLVSGDLKAGVEVNRRDVDGYFGKDDIKDAVGRVMADIDKEPAKSIRGNHKKWKEFLQNSEIQTKFVSDLVKEMEARAGLHTV